From Toxorhynchites rutilus septentrionalis strain SRP chromosome 2, ASM2978413v1, whole genome shotgun sequence, a single genomic window includes:
- the LOC129768287 gene encoding chymotrypsin-2-like, with protein MLRISSLVLLIGIVEVFGTVLPDDVLPANERIVGGHDARAGQFPFMTSLRIGNSHFCGGSIMSDRWVLTAAHCLVDLQPAIVSVVIGSHQLNSRGETHRSSRFVMHPAFNETSNWNDIALIQTASMMIYAPTIQPITLAERNVDEASGATVAGWGHVREGGGFTNTLQWKVTKIIALDQCRKLHSDFHAAHVFDEKICTINNVGVGACVGDSGGPLVYGGEQHGIVSWGYGCARGAPDVYTRVYSYREWILENIES; from the exons ATGTTACGAATCAGCTCACTGGTGCTGCTTATTGGCATCGTAGAAGTTTTCGGCACGG TGCTTCCCGACGACGTTTTGCCAGCAAATGAACGCATTGTTGGTGGACACGATGCGCGCGCTGGACAGTTTCCATTCATGACCTCTTTGCGGATAGGAAATAGCCATTTCTGTGGCGGATCGATCATGAGCGATCGCTGGGTTCTTACAGCGGCCCATTGTCTCGTTGACTTGCAACCAGCCATTGTAAGCGTGGTAATCGGATCACATCAGTTGAACAGTCGCGGAGAGACTCACAGGTCGTCGCGTTTTGTGATGCATCCAGCGTTCAATGAAACGTCCAATTGGAACGACATTGCACTGATACAAACTGCTTCAATGATGATCTATGCTCCAACCATTCAACCGATCACTTTGGCAGAACGGAACGTAGACGAGGCCAGTGGCGCCACCGTAGCCGGCTGGGGACATGTGAGAGAAGGTGGTGGATTCACGAACACTTTGCAATGGAAGGTCACTAAAATTATCGCACTGGATCAGTGCCGGAAGCTGCATTCAGACTTCCATGCGGCTCACGtatttgatgagaaaatttgtaCAATCAACAATGTTGGCGTGGGTGCATGCGTGGGTGATTCCGGTGGGCCGCTAGTGTATGGAGGTGAACAGCACGGCATTGTGTCATGGGGATACGGGTGCGCCAGAGGTGCTCCCGATGTGTACACTCGCGTTTACTCCTACCGGGAATGGATATTAGAGAATATCGAATCGTAA